A single window of Eucalyptus grandis isolate ANBG69807.140 chromosome 1, ASM1654582v1, whole genome shotgun sequence DNA harbors:
- the LOC120293076 gene encoding uncharacterized protein LOC120293076, translating into MVCADKLVKKAYENWNDVTPYEAEASSSSMSEKISCSFLCEVLGDQQCRHPAHNNTPPARLGSDVGLKVPPRTSASTVEGNQGITAAPLPIRSQSLNPQNATLSQMEPSADTNVQPLGQPYRSTSGFPSLSMLKFLPPMSISSRHNIGYPILWKN; encoded by the exons ATG GTCTGTGCAGATAAATTGGTGAAAAAGGCCTATGAGAATTGGAATGATGTCACACCATACGAAGCTGAGGCTTCTTCAAGTTCCATGTCAGAGAAGATCTCGTGTTCTTTTCTGTGTGAAGTTCTAGGAGATCAACAATGCCGCCATCCAGCTCATAACAATACGCCTCCAGCGAGATTGGGCAGTGATGTTGGTTTGAAAGTACCTCCGAGAACTTCAGCATCCACAGTGGAAG GAAATCAAGGCATTACTGCTGCTCCGCTGCCAATACGATCACAGAGTCTTAATCCCCAAAATGCCACATTGAGCCAAATGGAGCCTTCAGCAGATACAAATGTACAGCCATTAGGACAACCTTACAGGTCAACATCAGGCTTCCCATCTTTAAGTATGTTGAAATTTCTCCCTCCAATGTCAATTTCTTCGCGGCATAATATTGGTTATCCTATCTTGTGGAAAAATTGA
- the LOC120286451 gene encoding calmodulin-binding protein 60 D-like, whose amino-acid sequence MQKRASASTSSGQASLLKRPRLAPIDQVWSLCERNLVPRSFFTEEDVRRVVREELEHAKSHSAEYCQSCTGNALEDIVCSVENAVQKLVREELERAKSHSAEYCQSCSGNALKDLLQQIGSVKIAVQKLTETMELANNQSPHLGRVNAKSMGKNDVRNLRLQIQTKLPDPLFTGKKLEGEGGARISVALIDANTGDVVTSGPESSMKLDIVVLEGDFNKDDGDDWAQQEFENYMVKERERKGPLLIGDLLVPLKGGVGELGELIFTDNSSWNRSKRFRIGLKVASGYCVNTRIREAKTDAFRVKEHRGEASKKHNLPAFDDEVWRLKMIAKDGKYHQKLNEAGIHKVGTFYCNCLRTP is encoded by the exons ATGCAGAAGAGAGCTTCGGCTTCCACTTCTTCGGGCCAAGCAAGTCTACTCAAGAGGCCACGCTTGGCTCCAATTGA TCAAGTATGGTCCCTGTGTGAGAGGAATCTTGTGCCAAGGAGCTTTTTCACGGAGGAGGATGTCCGGAGAGTG GTAAGAGAAGAGCTGGAGCATGCTAAATCTCACTCGGCTGAATATTGTCAAAG TTGCACTGGGAATGCTCTTGAAGATATAGTGTGCTCAGTGGAGAATGCTGTTCAGAAACTG GTTAGAGAAGAGCTGGAGCGTGCCAAATCTCACTCCGCTGAATATTGTCAAAG TTGCAGTGGGAATGCTCTCAAAGATTTATTGCAACAGATAGGCTCAGTGAAGATCGCTGTTCAGAAATTG ACAGAAACAATGGAGCTTGCAAATAATCAGTCTCCCCACCTTGGAAG GGTTAATGCTAAATCTATGGGAAAGAATGATGTAAGAAACTTACGGCTTCAAATTCAAACCAAACTGCCCGATCCTCTATTTACCGGAAAGAAACTAGAAGGAGAGGGGGGTGCTCGCATTTCTGTTGCCTTGATTGATGCGAACACAGGGGATGTTGTTACATCAGGCCCGGAATCCTCCATGAAGTTGGACATTGTCGTGCTTGAAGGTGACTTCAAcaaagatgatggtgatgactggGCTCAACAAGAGTTTGAGAACTACATGGTTAAAGAACGTGAACGAAAGGGGCCACTTTTGATAGGAGATCTCCTAGTGCCGCTCAAGGGAGGTGTTGGAGAGCTGGGAGAACTTATATTTACTGACAATTCCAGCTGGAATAGGAGTAAAAGATTCAGGATAGGGCTTAAGGTGGCATCGGGTTATTGTGTGAATACACGAATCCGAGAAGCCAAAACAGATGCCTTCCGTGTCAAGGAACATAGAGGAGAAG CATCCAAGAAACATAATTTACCTGCATTTGACGATGAGGtctggaggttgaagatgattgcCAAGGATGGGAAATATCACCAAAAACTGAATGAAGCTGGAATACATAAAGTGGGGACTTTCTACTGCAATTGTTTACGGACCCCATGA
- the LOC120295381 gene encoding calmodulin-binding protein 60 D-like, whose protein sequence is MLNREWCSKTGKINKVHRIYTLSETYPFCLTFFEVSNFGNSAVGVICQTEAVELANIHSSHLARANGKSTAKNDARNLRLQLRNKLALPLVTEKKLEGEGGARISVALIDADTGDVVTSGPEASIKLNVVVLEGDFNKDDEENWAPEDFDSYVVKEREGKGPLLKGKLQVKLKAGVGELGDLMFTDNSSWNRSKSFRIGLKVASRDSKTTRIREAKTDAFPVRERRTQGIYNNFSVSHFYGEIIKLVILI, encoded by the exons ATGCTCAACAGAGAATGGTGTTCAAAAACAGGTAAGATAAACAAAGTTCATCGAATTTACACTTTGTCTGAGACATATCCCTTCTGCTTAACTTTTTTTGAGGTCTCCAACTTTGGCAATTCTGCTGTTGGCGTTATTTGCCAGACGGAAGCAGTGGAGCTTGCAAACATTCACTCTTCCCACCTTGCAAG GGCTAATGGTAAATCTACCGCAAAGAATGATGCGAGAAACTTACGGCTTCAACTTCGAAACAAACTTGCACTTCCTCTAGTTACTGAAAAGAAACTAGAAGGAGAGGGTGGTGCTCGCATTTCCGTTGCGTTGATCGATGCGGATACAGGGGATGTCGTTACGTCAGGGCCAGAAGCCTCCATCAAGTTGAACGTCGTTGTGCTTGAAGGTGACTTCAACAAAGACGATGAGGAAAATTGGGCTCCAGAAGATTTTGATAGCTACGTGGTTAAAGAACGAGAAGGAAAGGGGCCGCTTTTGAAAGGAAAGCTCCAAGTGAAGCTCAAGGCTGGTGTTGGGGAGCTGGGAGACTTGATGTTTACTGACAATTCCAGCTGGAATCGAAGCAAAAGTTTCAGGATAGGGCTCAAAGTGGCATCGCGTGATAGTAAGACTACACGAATCCGAGAAGCAAAAACAGATGCCTTTCCCGTTAGGGAACGTAGGACACAAggtatttataataatttttcagTATCGCATTTTTATGGtgaaatcataaaacttgttataTTAATATAG